A genome region from Sceloporus undulatus isolate JIND9_A2432 ecotype Alabama chromosome 1, SceUnd_v1.1, whole genome shotgun sequence includes the following:
- the LIG4 gene encoding DNA ligase 4 isoform X1 produces the protein MKKKINMSSVPISHSPAQLTVASQVPFGDLCSTLERMQKCKSRQEKTKYFKDFLDSWRKFHDALHKNEKDVIDSFYPAMRLILPQLERERMAYGIKETMLAKLYIELLNLPKDGKDALKLLNYRTPTSSRGDAGDFAMIAYFVLKRRCPKQGQLTIQQVNDLLDSVSTNNAAKRKDLMKKNLLQLITQSSALEQKWLIRMIVKDLKLGISQQTIFSIFHPDAAELHSVTTDLEKVCRQLHHPTVSLSDVSITLFSAFKPMLAAIANIKQIEKQMNNQSFYIETKLDGERMQMHKDGDVYKYFSRNGYDYTQQFGASPLEGSLTPFIHNVFESNVQNCILDGEMMAYNPTAQTFMQKGSRFDIKRMVDDSELQTCFCVFDVLMVNDQKLGHEMLSKRYDVLNKIFTPIPGRIQVISKTQANTRKEVVDALNEAIDNREEGIVVKDPMSVYKPDKRGEGWLKIKPEYVSGLMDELDLLVVGGYWGKGLRGGMMSHFLCAVAETPPPGEKPSVFLSICRVGSGYTMKELYDLGLKLAKYWKPYRKKDPPSNILCGTEKPEVYIEPCNSVIVQIKAAEIVNSDMYKTDCTLRFPRIEKIREDKEWHKCMTLDLLEQLRSKASGKLATKHLDIGNNEPQEKKRKTIPKVKKKIGLMDHFKAPDLSSVNKVSSMFEDVEFCVMSGTDGYSKYELESKIAEYGGSLVQNPGPDTYCVVAGTENVRVKNIISSNKHDVVRAEWLLQCFQAKRFVPWQPAFMIHMSPETKQHFACEYDCYGDSYTADVDIAQLKEVFSRMNNLKEELSREVIADLEARYLWDSSWPCLFRQYTIYLDPSDEVNNSGAKISQTRLSTRALILRFHGAKVLPHLEEGVSHVISKNGTDLTKIKEIRRTFERKFKIVSEQWVNDSIKAGRLQDENNYLI, from the exons a tgaagaagaaaatcaatatgTCTTCTGTTCCTATTTCACATTCCCCTGCCCAGCTAACTGTGGCATCACAAGTTCCTTTTGGAGATCTCTGTTCAACATTAGAACGAATGCAGAAATGTAAATCTCGACAAGAGAAAACAAAGTATTTCAAAGATTTTTTAGATTCCTGGAGGAAATTTCATGATGCCCTTCATAAAAATGAGAAGGATGTGATAGATTCTTTTTATCCTGCAATGAGACTTATTCTTCCCCAGTTGGAAAGGGAGCGGATGGCTTATGGAATTAAAGAAACTATGCTTGCTAAGCTCTATATTGAGCTGCTAAATTTACCCAAAGATGGAAAAGATGCTTTAAAACTTCTGAATTATCGAACACCCACTAGTTCACGAGGAGATGCTGGAGACTTTGCTATGATTGCCTATTTTGTGCTGAAGCGAAGATGCCCCAAGCAAGGCCAGCTGACCATACAACAGGTGAATGATCTTTTAGATTCTGTTTCTACCAATAATGCTGCTAAAAGAAAAGATCTGATGAAAAAGAATCTTCTTCAGTTAATAACTCAGAGCTCAGCGCTTGAACAGAAATGGTTGATCAGAATGATTGTAAAGGATTTGAAACTTGGCATCAGCCAGCAAACTATATTTTCTATCTTCCATCCTGATGCTGCAGAATTGCACAGCGTTACCACGGATTTGGAGAAGGTCTGTAGACAGTTGCACCACCCCACAGTCAGTCTTAGTGATGTTTCTATTACATTATTTTCTGCCTTTAAACCAATGCTTGCTGCTATTGCCAACATAAAGCAGattgaaaaacaaatgaacaaccaGAGTTTTTACATAGAAACCAAATTAGATGGTGAACGAATGCAGATGCACAAAGATGGAGatgtttacaaatatttttccCGAAACGGGTATGATTACACTCAGCAGTTTGGTGCTTCTCCCCTTGAAGGCTCATTGACTCCATTTATTCATAATGTTTTTGAAAGCAATGTTCAGAACTGCATATTAGATGGTGAAATGATGGCCTACAATCCCACAGCACAGACCTTCATGCAAAAAGGAAGCAGATTTGATATTAAAAGGATGGTAGATGATTCTGAATTACAGACATGCTTCTGTGTCTTTGATGTTCTAATGGTTAATGATCAAAAGTTGGGTCATGAGATGCTGAGCAAAAGATATGATGTACTAAATAAGATCTTTACACCAATACCAGGCCGAATACAGGTGATTTCTAAAACTCAAGCAAACACTCGGAAAGAAGTAGTAGATGCTCTAAATGAAGCAATAGATAACAGGGAAGAAGGCATTGTTGTAAAAGATCCTATGTCAGTATACAAGCCAGACAAACGTGGAGAAGGATGGCTGAAGATTAAACCAGAGTATGTCAGTGGACTGATGGATGAACTAGATCTCTTAGTTGTTGGGGGCTACTGGGGAAAAGGTCTCCGTGGTGGCATGATGTCACATTTTTTGTGTGCAGTTGCAGAGACTCCTCCGCCCGGTGAAAAACCATCTGTGTTCCTTTCCATCTGTCGTGTTGGTTCAGGGTACACCATGAAAGAGTTGTATGATCTTGGCTTGAAATTAGCCAAATACTGGAAACCATATCGTAAAAAGGATCCTCCCAGTAATATCCTATGCGGAACAGAGAAGCCTGAAGTCTATATTGAACCTTGTAATTCAGTCATTGTTCAGATTAAAGCAGCTGAGATTGTAAATAGTGATATGTACAAAACGGACTGCACCTTACGTTTTCCTCGCATTGAGAAAATCAGAGAAGATAAAGAATGGCACAAATGTATGACTCTTGACCTGCTAGAACAACTTAGAAGCAAAGCTTCCGGGAAGCTAGCAACTAAGCACCTTGATATAGGCAATAATGAGCCACAAGAAAAGAAACGCAAAACCATcccaaaggttaaaaaaaaaattggtttaatGGACCACTTCAAAGCCCCTGATCTTTCTAGTGTAAACAAAGTTTCCAGTATGTTTGAAGATGTTGAGTTTTGTGTTATGAGTGGGACAGATGGCTATTCAAAATATGAGCTGGAAAGTAAAATAGCAGAATATGGCGGCAGCTTAGTACAAAATCCAGGGCCAGATACTTACTGTGTTGTTGCAGGAACAGAGAATGTTAGggtgaaaaatattatttcttccaATAAGCACGATGTAGTGAGAGCAGAGTGGCTTTTACAGTGTTTTCAGGCCAAAAGGTTTGTGCCCTGGCAGCCTGCTTTCATGATTCACATGTCTCCAGAAACAAAGCAACACTTTGCCTGTGAGTATGATTGCTATGGTGACAGTTACACGGCTGATGTTGACATAGCCCAGTTAAAGGAGGTCTTCTCAAGAATGAATAACTTGAAGGAAGAGCTCTCTCGGGAAGTGATTGCTGACCTAGAAGCACGTTATTTATGGGACAGCTCTTGGCCGTGTTTGTTCCGGCAGTACACCATTTACCTAGACCCTTCTGACGAAGTGAACAACTCAGGTGCCAAAATCAGTCAAACTAGACTGTCAACTAGAGCATTGATCCTTCGCTTTCATGGAGCCAAAGTACTCCCACATCTCGAGGAGGGCGTGTCTCATGTAATCAGTAAAAATGGCACAGATttgacaaaaataaaagaaatcagaagaacatttGAAAGGAAATTTAAAATAGTGTCTGAACAGTGGGTAAACGATTCCATAAAGGCTGGGAGGTTGCAAGATGAAAATAATTACTTGATTTAA
- the LIG4 gene encoding DNA ligase 4 isoform X2, with translation MSSVPISHSPAQLTVASQVPFGDLCSTLERMQKCKSRQEKTKYFKDFLDSWRKFHDALHKNEKDVIDSFYPAMRLILPQLERERMAYGIKETMLAKLYIELLNLPKDGKDALKLLNYRTPTSSRGDAGDFAMIAYFVLKRRCPKQGQLTIQQVNDLLDSVSTNNAAKRKDLMKKNLLQLITQSSALEQKWLIRMIVKDLKLGISQQTIFSIFHPDAAELHSVTTDLEKVCRQLHHPTVSLSDVSITLFSAFKPMLAAIANIKQIEKQMNNQSFYIETKLDGERMQMHKDGDVYKYFSRNGYDYTQQFGASPLEGSLTPFIHNVFESNVQNCILDGEMMAYNPTAQTFMQKGSRFDIKRMVDDSELQTCFCVFDVLMVNDQKLGHEMLSKRYDVLNKIFTPIPGRIQVISKTQANTRKEVVDALNEAIDNREEGIVVKDPMSVYKPDKRGEGWLKIKPEYVSGLMDELDLLVVGGYWGKGLRGGMMSHFLCAVAETPPPGEKPSVFLSICRVGSGYTMKELYDLGLKLAKYWKPYRKKDPPSNILCGTEKPEVYIEPCNSVIVQIKAAEIVNSDMYKTDCTLRFPRIEKIREDKEWHKCMTLDLLEQLRSKASGKLATKHLDIGNNEPQEKKRKTIPKVKKKIGLMDHFKAPDLSSVNKVSSMFEDVEFCVMSGTDGYSKYELESKIAEYGGSLVQNPGPDTYCVVAGTENVRVKNIISSNKHDVVRAEWLLQCFQAKRFVPWQPAFMIHMSPETKQHFACEYDCYGDSYTADVDIAQLKEVFSRMNNLKEELSREVIADLEARYLWDSSWPCLFRQYTIYLDPSDEVNNSGAKISQTRLSTRALILRFHGAKVLPHLEEGVSHVISKNGTDLTKIKEIRRTFERKFKIVSEQWVNDSIKAGRLQDENNYLI, from the coding sequence atgTCTTCTGTTCCTATTTCACATTCCCCTGCCCAGCTAACTGTGGCATCACAAGTTCCTTTTGGAGATCTCTGTTCAACATTAGAACGAATGCAGAAATGTAAATCTCGACAAGAGAAAACAAAGTATTTCAAAGATTTTTTAGATTCCTGGAGGAAATTTCATGATGCCCTTCATAAAAATGAGAAGGATGTGATAGATTCTTTTTATCCTGCAATGAGACTTATTCTTCCCCAGTTGGAAAGGGAGCGGATGGCTTATGGAATTAAAGAAACTATGCTTGCTAAGCTCTATATTGAGCTGCTAAATTTACCCAAAGATGGAAAAGATGCTTTAAAACTTCTGAATTATCGAACACCCACTAGTTCACGAGGAGATGCTGGAGACTTTGCTATGATTGCCTATTTTGTGCTGAAGCGAAGATGCCCCAAGCAAGGCCAGCTGACCATACAACAGGTGAATGATCTTTTAGATTCTGTTTCTACCAATAATGCTGCTAAAAGAAAAGATCTGATGAAAAAGAATCTTCTTCAGTTAATAACTCAGAGCTCAGCGCTTGAACAGAAATGGTTGATCAGAATGATTGTAAAGGATTTGAAACTTGGCATCAGCCAGCAAACTATATTTTCTATCTTCCATCCTGATGCTGCAGAATTGCACAGCGTTACCACGGATTTGGAGAAGGTCTGTAGACAGTTGCACCACCCCACAGTCAGTCTTAGTGATGTTTCTATTACATTATTTTCTGCCTTTAAACCAATGCTTGCTGCTATTGCCAACATAAAGCAGattgaaaaacaaatgaacaaccaGAGTTTTTACATAGAAACCAAATTAGATGGTGAACGAATGCAGATGCACAAAGATGGAGatgtttacaaatatttttccCGAAACGGGTATGATTACACTCAGCAGTTTGGTGCTTCTCCCCTTGAAGGCTCATTGACTCCATTTATTCATAATGTTTTTGAAAGCAATGTTCAGAACTGCATATTAGATGGTGAAATGATGGCCTACAATCCCACAGCACAGACCTTCATGCAAAAAGGAAGCAGATTTGATATTAAAAGGATGGTAGATGATTCTGAATTACAGACATGCTTCTGTGTCTTTGATGTTCTAATGGTTAATGATCAAAAGTTGGGTCATGAGATGCTGAGCAAAAGATATGATGTACTAAATAAGATCTTTACACCAATACCAGGCCGAATACAGGTGATTTCTAAAACTCAAGCAAACACTCGGAAAGAAGTAGTAGATGCTCTAAATGAAGCAATAGATAACAGGGAAGAAGGCATTGTTGTAAAAGATCCTATGTCAGTATACAAGCCAGACAAACGTGGAGAAGGATGGCTGAAGATTAAACCAGAGTATGTCAGTGGACTGATGGATGAACTAGATCTCTTAGTTGTTGGGGGCTACTGGGGAAAAGGTCTCCGTGGTGGCATGATGTCACATTTTTTGTGTGCAGTTGCAGAGACTCCTCCGCCCGGTGAAAAACCATCTGTGTTCCTTTCCATCTGTCGTGTTGGTTCAGGGTACACCATGAAAGAGTTGTATGATCTTGGCTTGAAATTAGCCAAATACTGGAAACCATATCGTAAAAAGGATCCTCCCAGTAATATCCTATGCGGAACAGAGAAGCCTGAAGTCTATATTGAACCTTGTAATTCAGTCATTGTTCAGATTAAAGCAGCTGAGATTGTAAATAGTGATATGTACAAAACGGACTGCACCTTACGTTTTCCTCGCATTGAGAAAATCAGAGAAGATAAAGAATGGCACAAATGTATGACTCTTGACCTGCTAGAACAACTTAGAAGCAAAGCTTCCGGGAAGCTAGCAACTAAGCACCTTGATATAGGCAATAATGAGCCACAAGAAAAGAAACGCAAAACCATcccaaaggttaaaaaaaaaattggtttaatGGACCACTTCAAAGCCCCTGATCTTTCTAGTGTAAACAAAGTTTCCAGTATGTTTGAAGATGTTGAGTTTTGTGTTATGAGTGGGACAGATGGCTATTCAAAATATGAGCTGGAAAGTAAAATAGCAGAATATGGCGGCAGCTTAGTACAAAATCCAGGGCCAGATACTTACTGTGTTGTTGCAGGAACAGAGAATGTTAGggtgaaaaatattatttcttccaATAAGCACGATGTAGTGAGAGCAGAGTGGCTTTTACAGTGTTTTCAGGCCAAAAGGTTTGTGCCCTGGCAGCCTGCTTTCATGATTCACATGTCTCCAGAAACAAAGCAACACTTTGCCTGTGAGTATGATTGCTATGGTGACAGTTACACGGCTGATGTTGACATAGCCCAGTTAAAGGAGGTCTTCTCAAGAATGAATAACTTGAAGGAAGAGCTCTCTCGGGAAGTGATTGCTGACCTAGAAGCACGTTATTTATGGGACAGCTCTTGGCCGTGTTTGTTCCGGCAGTACACCATTTACCTAGACCCTTCTGACGAAGTGAACAACTCAGGTGCCAAAATCAGTCAAACTAGACTGTCAACTAGAGCATTGATCCTTCGCTTTCATGGAGCCAAAGTACTCCCACATCTCGAGGAGGGCGTGTCTCATGTAATCAGTAAAAATGGCACAGATttgacaaaaataaaagaaatcagaagaacatttGAAAGGAAATTTAAAATAGTGTCTGAACAGTGGGTAAACGATTCCATAAAGGCTGGGAGGTTGCAAGATGAAAATAATTACTTGATTTAA